In Streptomyces sp. NBC_01439, the following are encoded in one genomic region:
- a CDS encoding STAS domain-containing protein gives MDIGRLVLPGPGPAAPQDAAPLCARLARLYDAGVVAVVCDAAAVTAPGLADVQVLARLRLTARGRPLRVTGAAPALRALLGLVGLVELLGEAEQREPPRGVQEGVEPDDLAV, from the coding sequence GTGGACATCGGACGACTCGTGCTGCCCGGCCCCGGGCCGGCCGCCCCGCAGGACGCCGCACCGCTGTGCGCCCGGCTGGCCCGGCTCTACGACGCCGGGGTGGTCGCGGTGGTCTGCGACGCCGCCGCGGTGACGGCGCCCGGGCTGGCCGACGTACAGGTACTGGCCCGGCTGCGGCTGACCGCCCGGGGGCGGCCGCTGCGGGTGACCGGGGCCGCGCCCGCCCTCCGGGCCCTACTGGGCCTCGTGGGCCTCGTCGAGCTGCTCGGGGAGGCCGAACAGCGGGAACCACCGCGCGGTGTCCAGGAAGGCGTTGAGCCCGACGATCTTGCCGTCTGA